The following proteins are co-located in the Labrys monachus genome:
- a CDS encoding DUF1993 domain-containing protein, with protein sequence MPFSIDQASVPVFIQFLESLAAMLGKAAAHAEARKVEPAVFCQLRLFPDMLPLSRQVSLACDFAKLATARLAAVEAPKYADDERDFAQLQERIARTLDFIRSVPKAAVAAGAERIVTMKLAKGEHSFAGPVYLMHMALPNFFFHIATAYAILRSNGVELGKFDFIGSLPA encoded by the coding sequence ATGCCCTTCTCGATCGATCAGGCCAGCGTGCCGGTATTCATCCAGTTCCTCGAAAGCCTCGCAGCCATGCTCGGCAAGGCGGCGGCGCATGCGGAGGCCCGGAAGGTCGAGCCGGCGGTGTTCTGCCAACTGCGGCTCTTTCCCGACATGCTGCCCCTTTCCCGCCAGGTTTCGCTCGCCTGCGACTTCGCCAAGCTGGCGACCGCCCGGCTCGCCGCCGTCGAGGCGCCGAAATATGCCGACGACGAGCGCGATTTCGCCCAGTTGCAGGAGCGCATCGCCCGCACGCTGGACTTCATCCGCTCGGTGCCGAAGGCAGCCGTGGCGGCGGGTGCCGAGCGCATCGTCACCATGAAGCTGGCGAAGGGCGAGCACAGCTTCGCCGGGCCGGTCTATCTCATGCATATGGCGCTGCCGAACTTCTTCTTCCACATCGCGACGGCCTATGCGATTCTGCGCAGCAATGGCGTCGAACTGGGCAAGTTCGATTTCATCGGATCCCTTCCCGCCTGA
- a CDS encoding adenylate/guanylate cyclase domain-containing protein, with product MPPLSPPAMEADRHPVIDRPAPTSRIAAILAADASGYSRAMSQDEARALAALAASRSIIDRSVASRQGRIFSTGGDSVLAEFASGEQAVRCGREIQAALAGAAKTGEEVLSYRIGIHAGRVHLSGGDLLGETVNIAARLESIANPGGICISKTIRDGLDVEKLDIEDMGARLLKGIREPIEVARIRLGEPGQARGLEGKFSIAVPPFACAGADDYWGEGLADDLIAALSRFKNIAVLAAAPRPAAEREDPRRVAAALGVRFVLAGAVRVEAGRFRLSVRLLDGASGVVLWAHRYDERSEGLLNAQDRLVESVAGILAGRLAEAGADTAQRKRTESLDAFDLMLQGTRHANRLDPASSALALGCFEKALAIDPDYAGALAMLALMRLRAWALHPGSGDLAPVADLAGRALALDPADGWSHLVMGQIALYRRQLDIAEVHHKKAHALNPYDARILALRSPLATYLGKPEEGRAWIERAMRLDPLHPAWYATNLGLACYCARDYADGAAAYAGVAGPQAGVLAGLAACRAQLGDADGAGRARAALLAAKPDFSARIFIAARPFKYELDSDHLLEGLRKAGLPD from the coding sequence ATGCCGCCCCTCTCGCCGCCCGCCATGGAAGCCGATCGCCATCCCGTCATCGACCGGCCCGCGCCGACGAGCCGCATCGCCGCCATCCTCGCCGCGGATGCGTCCGGCTACAGCCGGGCGATGAGCCAGGACGAGGCGCGCGCCTTGGCCGCCCTGGCGGCGAGCCGTTCCATCATCGATCGTTCGGTCGCCTCGCGGCAGGGGCGCATCTTTTCCACCGGCGGCGACAGCGTGCTGGCCGAGTTCGCCTCCGGCGAGCAGGCCGTCCGCTGCGGACGGGAGATCCAGGCGGCCCTCGCCGGCGCCGCGAAGACGGGCGAGGAGGTCCTGTCCTACCGCATCGGCATCCATGCCGGCCGCGTCCATCTCAGCGGCGGCGATCTTCTCGGCGAGACCGTCAACATCGCGGCGCGGCTGGAGAGCATCGCCAATCCCGGCGGCATCTGCATTTCCAAGACGATCCGCGACGGCCTCGATGTCGAGAAGCTCGACATCGAGGACATGGGAGCCCGGCTGCTGAAAGGCATCCGGGAACCGATCGAAGTCGCCCGCATCCGCCTCGGCGAGCCCGGGCAGGCCCGCGGGCTGGAAGGGAAGTTCAGCATCGCCGTCCCGCCCTTCGCCTGCGCCGGCGCGGACGATTATTGGGGCGAGGGCCTGGCGGACGACCTGATCGCGGCGTTGTCGCGCTTCAAGAACATCGCGGTGCTCGCGGCGGCGCCCCGGCCGGCGGCCGAGAGGGAGGATCCGCGGCGTGTGGCGGCCGCCCTCGGCGTGCGCTTCGTCCTCGCCGGCGCCGTCCGCGTCGAGGCCGGCCGGTTCCGCCTGTCGGTCCGGCTCCTCGACGGCGCCTCGGGGGTCGTCCTGTGGGCGCATCGCTACGACGAGCGCTCGGAGGGGCTCCTCAACGCACAGGACCGGCTGGTGGAGAGCGTCGCCGGCATCCTGGCGGGGCGCCTGGCCGAGGCCGGCGCCGACACGGCGCAGCGCAAGCGCACCGAGAGCCTCGACGCCTTCGACCTGATGCTGCAGGGCACCCGCCACGCCAACCGCCTGGACCCGGCCTCGAGCGCGCTCGCGCTCGGCTGCTTCGAGAAGGCGCTGGCGATCGATCCCGATTATGCGGGGGCGCTGGCGATGCTGGCCCTGATGCGCCTGCGGGCCTGGGCGCTGCATCCGGGCAGCGGCGACCTCGCGCCGGTGGCGGACCTCGCCGGACGCGCTTTGGCTCTCGATCCGGCCGATGGCTGGAGCCATCTCGTCATGGGTCAGATCGCCCTCTACCGGCGCCAGCTCGACATCGCCGAGGTCCATCACAAGAAGGCGCATGCGCTCAACCCCTACGACGCCCGCATCCTGGCGTTGCGCTCGCCGCTGGCGACCTATCTCGGCAAGCCGGAGGAGGGGAGGGCCTGGATCGAACGGGCCATGCGGCTCGATCCGCTCCACCCCGCCTGGTACGCCACCAATCTCGGCCTCGCCTGCTACTGCGCCCGCGACTATGCCGACGGCGCCGCGGCCTATGCCGGCGTGGCCGGGCCCCAGGCCGGCGTGCTCGCCGGGCTGGCCGCCTGCCGGGCCCAGCTCGGCGACGCCGACGGCGCCGGACGGGCGCGGGCGGCGCTGCTCGCGGCCAAGCCCGATTTCTCCGCGCGCATCTTCATCGCCGCCCGGCCCTTCAAATACGAGCTCGACAGCGACCACCTGCTCGAAGGGCTCCGCAAGGCCGGGCTGCCGGACTGA
- a CDS encoding polynucleotide kinase-phosphatase has protein sequence MRLPDPTLLDIPDFSLVVLIGATGSGKSTFASRWFAPTEIVSSDRCRGLVSDDENDQTVSGDAFDLVRAIAEKRLKNRRLAVIDATNVRAAERKAWIELARRWHALPVAIVIDPGIDVCIERNSHRPDRPFGPGVPRRMVQEIRSGLRNLPREGFRQVWKLSSEAAVEAAVIARKPLWTDKRMDHGPFDIIGDVHGCADELRALLDKLGYAVTGSGDTLSVASPAGRKLVFVGDLVDRGPKTPEVLRIVMAAVAAGHAYVTEGNHDNKFSRWLAGRKVTVNHGLQASIDQITAEPPDFVARVKALLGDLRSHYWLDGGRLAVAHAGLREDMIGRGSPAVREFALYGETTGETDDLGVPVRIDWAASYRGKTAVVYGHTPVVEPEWLNNTLCIDTGCVFGGELTALRWPEREIVAVAAERIYAEPLRPAPAAVAAETSVQAEADHLLDYADVSGRRWIDTAMMRRIAVPEENAAAALEVMSRFAIPPQWLAYLPPTMSPVETSRDEGWLERPEEAFAFFRERGQQTVVLEEKHMGSRAVIALCRDETVVRRRFGLRGDEGGAIWTRTGRAFFDDGATTAALLGRIRRAADAAGLWEELGTDWLLLDAEIMPWSAKASGLIAEQYEPVGVSARAGLQAALDAATRMLGRVAGAEALQARLRLRADKAERYAETWAPYVWPVTNVDDLKVAPFHLLASEGAVHFDKDHLWHMGVARRLAASGEPALVATAMHVLDLDDAQACAAAAAWWQGLVAAGAEGMVVKPLAFAPRGAKGLIQPALKVRGPDYLRIVYGPEYDLPENLQRLRSRGLGGKRALALREFALGHEALSRFVAGAPLRKVHECVFAILALESEPIDPRL, from the coding sequence ATGAGGCTTCCCGACCCCACCCTCCTGGACATTCCCGACTTCTCGCTCGTGGTGCTGATCGGCGCGACCGGGTCGGGCAAGTCGACCTTCGCCTCCCGCTGGTTCGCACCGACCGAGATCGTCTCCTCCGACCGTTGCCGCGGCCTCGTCAGCGACGACGAAAACGACCAGACGGTGTCCGGCGACGCCTTCGATCTCGTCCGTGCCATCGCGGAGAAGCGCCTGAAGAACCGGCGCCTCGCCGTCATCGACGCCACCAATGTCCGAGCGGCCGAGCGCAAGGCCTGGATCGAACTCGCGCGCCGCTGGCACGCTTTGCCGGTGGCGATCGTCATCGATCCCGGTATCGACGTCTGCATCGAGCGCAACAGCCATCGGCCGGACCGGCCGTTCGGCCCGGGCGTTCCTCGCCGCATGGTGCAGGAAATCCGCAGCGGCCTCAGGAACCTGCCGAGGGAAGGCTTCCGGCAGGTCTGGAAACTGTCCTCGGAGGCGGCGGTCGAGGCGGCCGTGATCGCGCGCAAGCCGCTCTGGACCGACAAGCGCATGGATCACGGGCCCTTCGACATCATCGGCGACGTACATGGCTGCGCCGACGAATTGCGGGCCTTGCTCGACAAGCTCGGCTACGCGGTGACGGGATCGGGCGACACGCTCTCGGTCGCCTCGCCCGCGGGGCGCAAGCTCGTCTTCGTCGGCGATCTCGTCGATCGCGGCCCGAAGACGCCGGAGGTGCTGCGCATCGTGATGGCCGCGGTGGCGGCTGGCCATGCCTATGTGACGGAGGGCAACCACGACAACAAGTTCAGCCGCTGGCTGGCGGGCCGCAAGGTGACGGTCAACCATGGCCTGCAGGCCTCGATCGACCAGATCACCGCCGAGCCGCCGGACTTCGTCGCCCGCGTCAAGGCCCTCCTGGGCGACCTGCGCAGCCATTACTGGCTCGACGGCGGCAGGCTGGCCGTCGCCCATGCCGGCCTCAGGGAGGACATGATCGGCCGCGGCTCCCCCGCGGTGCGGGAATTCGCCCTTTACGGCGAGACGACGGGCGAGACCGACGATCTCGGCGTTCCCGTCCGGATCGACTGGGCGGCGAGCTACCGCGGCAAGACGGCCGTCGTCTACGGCCATACGCCGGTCGTCGAACCCGAATGGCTGAACAACACGCTCTGCATCGATACCGGCTGCGTCTTCGGCGGCGAGCTCACCGCTTTGCGCTGGCCGGAGCGCGAAATCGTCGCCGTCGCCGCCGAACGCATCTATGCCGAGCCCCTGCGGCCCGCTCCCGCCGCCGTCGCCGCCGAGACGAGCGTGCAGGCCGAGGCGGACCATCTGCTCGACTATGCCGACGTCTCCGGCCGGCGCTGGATCGATACCGCCATGATGCGGCGCATCGCCGTTCCCGAGGAGAACGCCGCGGCCGCATTGGAGGTGATGAGCCGCTTCGCCATCCCGCCGCAATGGCTGGCCTATCTGCCGCCGACCATGTCGCCGGTCGAGACCAGCCGGGACGAAGGCTGGCTGGAGCGGCCCGAGGAAGCCTTCGCGTTCTTCCGGGAACGCGGCCAGCAGACCGTGGTGCTGGAAGAAAAGCATATGGGCTCGCGCGCCGTCATCGCGCTCTGCCGCGACGAAACGGTGGTCCGGCGCCGCTTCGGCCTGCGCGGCGATGAGGGTGGGGCGATCTGGACCCGGACGGGGCGCGCCTTCTTCGACGACGGCGCCACCACCGCGGCCCTGCTCGGCCGCATCCGCCGCGCAGCCGACGCCGCCGGCCTGTGGGAGGAGCTCGGCACCGATTGGCTGCTGCTCGATGCGGAGATCATGCCGTGGTCGGCGAAGGCATCGGGCCTGATCGCGGAGCAATACGAGCCGGTGGGCGTTTCGGCGCGCGCCGGGCTTCAGGCCGCGCTCGACGCGGCGACGCGCATGCTGGGACGGGTCGCCGGCGCGGAGGCGCTGCAGGCCCGCCTGCGCCTGCGCGCCGACAAGGCCGAACGCTATGCCGAGACCTGGGCGCCTTATGTCTGGCCGGTCACGAATGTCGACGACCTCAAGGTCGCGCCTTTCCACCTCCTCGCGAGCGAGGGCGCGGTGCACTTCGACAAGGATCATCTGTGGCACATGGGCGTCGCCCGGCGGCTGGCCGCATCCGGGGAACCCGCCTTGGTCGCCACTGCGATGCATGTTCTCGACCTCGACGACGCCCAGGCCTGCGCCGCCGCGGCGGCCTGGTGGCAAGGGCTGGTCGCCGCGGGCGCCGAGGGCATGGTGGTGAAGCCGCTCGCTTTCGCGCCGCGCGGTGCCAAGGGTCTGATCCAGCCCGCCCTCAAGGTGCGCGGCCCGGACTATCTGCGCATCGTCTACGGGCCGGAATACGACCTGCCGGAAAATCTGCAGCGCCTGCGCTCCCGCGGGCTCGGCGGCAAGCGGGCCCTTGCCCTGCGCGAATTCGCGCTCGGCCATGAGGCGCTGTCGCGCTTCGTCGCAGGGGCGCCGCTGCGCAAGGTGCATGAATGCGTGTTCGCCATCCTGGCGCTGGAGAGCGAGCCGATCGACCCGAGGCTGTGA
- the ffh gene encoding signal recognition particle protein, producing MFDGLSARLSDVLDKLTRRGSLTEGDVGEAMREIRRALIEADVALDVVRSFTDKVRARAVGAEVLKSVTPGQMVVKIVNDVLIETLGADQQSIDLEAVPPVPILMVGLQGSGKTTTTAKIAKRLTDRFKKKVLLASLDTRRPAAMEQLAVLGQQVGVSVLPIVAGQSAVQIARRAMDAARFGGYDVVLLDTAGRTTVDEALMTEAAEVKAATNPHEVLLVADALTGQDAVNTARAFDSRLGITGIVLTRLDGDGRGGAALSMRAVTGKPIKLVGTGEKVDAIEDFHPTRIANRILGMGDIVSLVERAAETIDAEKAAKIAAKMQKGHFDLEDLRDQLIQMEKIGGMSGVLGLLPGMGKIKEQIAGANIDDKVFKRQRAIIDSMTPEERRKPEILKASRKRRIAAGSGTTPEQINRLLKMHMQMADMMKKMGGAKKGGLGKMASMFGLGGGGMPALPPGAMEALSKGQMPPGMPPMPNLPPQLPNFTGGGAPKPPGLPGLGGPKPPGGLPGFPFGGGKKK from the coding sequence ATGTTCGATGGTCTCTCCGCCCGTCTGTCCGACGTGCTCGACAAGCTCACGCGCCGCGGCTCCCTCACCGAGGGCGACGTCGGCGAGGCGATGCGCGAGATCCGCCGTGCCCTGATCGAGGCGGACGTCGCGCTCGACGTCGTCCGCTCCTTCACCGACAAGGTGCGCGCCCGCGCCGTCGGCGCCGAGGTGCTGAAATCGGTGACGCCCGGCCAGATGGTCGTCAAGATCGTCAACGACGTGCTGATCGAGACGCTCGGCGCCGACCAGCAGTCGATCGACCTCGAGGCCGTGCCGCCGGTGCCGATCCTGATGGTCGGCCTGCAGGGCTCGGGCAAGACCACCACCACCGCCAAGATCGCCAAGCGCCTGACCGACCGCTTCAAGAAGAAGGTGCTGCTCGCCTCGCTCGACACGCGCCGTCCGGCGGCGATGGAGCAGCTCGCCGTGCTCGGCCAGCAGGTCGGCGTCTCCGTGCTGCCGATCGTCGCCGGGCAGTCCGCCGTGCAGATCGCCCGCCGCGCCATGGATGCCGCCCGCTTCGGCGGCTACGACGTCGTCCTCCTCGACACCGCCGGCCGCACCACGGTCGACGAGGCGCTGATGACGGAGGCCGCCGAGGTCAAGGCCGCCACCAATCCGCACGAGGTGCTGCTGGTCGCCGATGCCCTCACCGGCCAGGACGCCGTCAACACCGCCCGCGCCTTCGACAGCCGCCTCGGCATCACCGGCATCGTGCTGACCCGTCTCGACGGCGACGGCCGCGGCGGCGCCGCGCTGTCGATGCGCGCCGTCACCGGCAAGCCGATCAAGCTGGTCGGCACCGGCGAGAAGGTCGATGCGATCGAGGATTTCCATCCCACCCGCATCGCCAACCGCATCCTCGGCATGGGCGACATCGTCTCGCTCGTCGAGCGCGCGGCCGAGACGATCGACGCCGAGAAGGCGGCCAAGATCGCCGCCAAGATGCAGAAGGGCCATTTCGATCTGGAGGACCTGCGCGACCAGCTCATCCAGATGGAGAAGATCGGCGGCATGTCCGGCGTGCTCGGCCTCCTGCCCGGCATGGGCAAGATCAAGGAGCAGATCGCCGGCGCCAACATCGACGACAAGGTGTTCAAGCGCCAGCGCGCCATCATCGATTCGATGACGCCGGAGGAGCGCCGCAAGCCGGAGATCCTCAAGGCCTCGCGCAAGCGCCGCATCGCGGCGGGCTCCGGCACCACGCCCGAACAGATCAACCGGCTGCTGAAGATGCATATGCAGATGGCCGACATGATGAAGAAGATGGGCGGCGCCAAGAAGGGCGGCCTCGGCAAGATGGCCTCGATGTTCGGGCTCGGCGGCGGCGGCATGCCGGCCCTGCCGCCCGGCGCCATGGAGGCCCTCTCGAAGGGGCAGATGCCGCCCGGCATGCCGCCAATGCCCAATCTGCCGCCGCAGCTGCCGAACTTCACCGGCGGCGGCGCGCCCAAGCCGCCGGGCCTTCCCGGCCTCGGCGGCCCGAAACCGCCCGGCGGCCTGCCGGGCTTCCCCTTCGGCGGCGGCAAGAAGAAATAG
- a CDS encoding 3' terminal RNA ribose 2'-O-methyltransferase Hen1, which yields MFLSLATTHRPATDLGYLLMKHPDRVHEFELAFGRAFVLFPQSDEARCEAALVLDIDPVGLVRGHGASDGPLDHYVNDRPYAASSFLSVAINRAFRSAMAGSSRERPDLAATAIPLEITVTPLRVRGSETLVRQLFEPLGWRVDLDVVAGRAGPSAYATLRLSGTLTLADALNHLYVLIPVLDTDKHYWIGEDEVDKLIAKGGAWLHGHPAREIIATRYLKRRRGLVRAALARLAPEEAEEETGAGRPAAQPGREERLEAPLRLHDVRLDAVAGALAASGASVVADLGCGEGRLLMRLVKMRQFRTIIGLDASSASLQRASERLGLEQATGPRAERVVLLHGALTYRDDRWHGAEAVALVEVIEHLDPDRLPALEEVVFGAAKPRTVIVTTPNADHNVLFDGLRAGAFRHPDHRFEWSRAEMQAWAGRIGEQYGYAAVHSGLGEAHPEFGAPSQMVVFTR from the coding sequence ATGTTCCTCTCGCTCGCCACGACCCATAGGCCCGCCACCGACCTCGGCTACCTCTTGATGAAGCATCCCGACCGCGTGCACGAATTCGAGCTCGCCTTCGGGAGGGCCTTCGTCCTGTTTCCGCAATCGGACGAGGCGCGCTGCGAAGCGGCGCTGGTGCTCGACATCGATCCGGTCGGCCTGGTGCGCGGGCACGGAGCCTCCGACGGACCGCTCGACCATTATGTCAACGACCGGCCCTATGCGGCTTCGTCCTTCCTGTCTGTGGCGATCAACCGCGCCTTCCGTTCCGCCATGGCGGGCAGCTCCCGCGAAAGGCCGGACCTCGCGGCGACGGCGATCCCGCTCGAGATCACGGTCACGCCGCTGCGCGTCAGGGGATCGGAAACCTTGGTGCGGCAGCTGTTCGAGCCGCTCGGCTGGCGCGTCGACCTCGATGTCGTCGCAGGCCGGGCCGGACCGTCGGCCTATGCCACGCTGCGCCTGTCGGGAACGCTGACGCTCGCGGACGCCCTCAACCACCTCTACGTCCTCATTCCCGTGCTCGATACCGACAAGCATTACTGGATCGGCGAGGACGAGGTGGACAAGCTCATCGCCAAGGGCGGCGCCTGGCTGCACGGCCACCCGGCGCGGGAGATCATCGCAACGCGCTACCTCAAGCGCCGGCGCGGGCTCGTGCGCGCCGCCCTGGCCCGCCTCGCCCCCGAAGAGGCGGAAGAGGAGACAGGGGCCGGGCGACCCGCGGCGCAGCCGGGCCGCGAGGAAAGGCTGGAAGCGCCGCTGCGCCTGCACGACGTCCGCCTCGATGCCGTCGCCGGGGCGCTCGCCGCCAGCGGCGCCTCCGTCGTCGCCGATCTAGGCTGCGGCGAGGGCCGGTTGCTGATGCGGCTCGTCAAGATGCGGCAGTTCAGGACGATCATCGGGCTCGACGCCTCCTCCGCCTCGCTGCAGCGGGCCAGCGAACGCCTCGGGCTCGAACAGGCCACCGGGCCGCGGGCGGAGCGTGTCGTCCTGCTCCACGGCGCCCTCACCTATCGCGACGACCGCTGGCACGGGGCCGAGGCCGTCGCCCTCGTCGAGGTGATCGAGCATCTCGACCCCGATCGCCTGCCGGCCCTCGAAGAGGTCGTCTTCGGCGCCGCCAAGCCGCGTACCGTGATCGTCACCACGCCGAACGCCGATCACAACGTGCTGTTCGACGGGCTGAGAGCGGGTGCCTTCCGCCATCCCGACCATCGCTTCGAATGGAGCCGGGCGGAGATGCAGGCCTGGGCCGGCCGCATCGGCGAGCAATATGGCTATGCCGCCGTGCATTCCGGCCTCGGCGAGGCCCACCCCGAATTCGGCGCCCCCTCGCAGATGGTGGTGTTCACACGATGA
- a CDS encoding HAD family hydrolase, translated as MSADTPFETVLHAPAPVAGLIFDMDGTLVDNMHVHNDAWEVWHQRRGLPFDRATFFQATAGRANREVVRAAMPDASELELDTLGLDKETIYREIYSGRMAPMPGLLDFIDLCLGAGRPMSVATAAPPENAALVLDGLDLRRHFVTVVSPSMGYRGKPHPDLFLAAAEAMKLDPAHCIVFEDAPLGIEAAERAGMRAVGVTTMLEAAILDASNVVFSVADFTDPRLKPLLGL; from the coding sequence ATGAGCGCTGACACTCCCTTCGAAACCGTCCTGCATGCCCCGGCCCCGGTGGCCGGCCTCATCTTCGACATGGACGGCACGCTCGTCGACAACATGCATGTCCACAACGACGCCTGGGAGGTCTGGCACCAGCGCCGCGGCCTGCCGTTCGACCGCGCCACCTTCTTCCAGGCGACGGCGGGGCGGGCCAACCGCGAGGTCGTCCGCGCCGCGATGCCGGACGCGTCCGAACTGGAGCTCGACACGCTCGGCCTCGACAAGGAGACGATCTACCGCGAGATCTACAGCGGCCGCATGGCGCCGATGCCCGGCCTGCTCGACTTCATCGACCTGTGCCTGGGCGCCGGACGCCCGATGTCCGTCGCCACCGCCGCCCCGCCCGAGAACGCCGCGCTGGTGCTCGACGGGCTCGACCTGCGCCGCCATTTCGTCACCGTGGTCTCGCCCTCGATGGGCTATCGCGGCAAGCCGCATCCCGATCTCTTCCTCGCCGCCGCCGAGGCGATGAAACTCGATCCGGCGCATTGCATCGTCTTCGAGGACGCGCCGCTCGGCATCGAGGCGGCCGAGCGGGCCGGCATGCGGGCCGTCGGCGTCACCACCATGCTGGAGGCGGCGATACTCGACGCATCCAATGTCGTCTTCTCCGTCGCCGACTTCACCGATCCTCGGCTGAAGCCCCTGCTGGGGCTGTAG
- the rpsP gene encoding 30S ribosomal protein S16 — MSLKIRLARRGAKKRPFYAVVVADSRSPRDGRFIEKVGTYDPMLAKDGDKPRWTVDLDAVKAWIAKGATPTDRVLRHLADQGVLARETRSNPQKAEPGKKAQERAAEKAKKAAAAAEAA; from the coding sequence ATGTCCCTGAAGATCCGCCTCGCCCGCCGCGGCGCCAAGAAGCGCCCGTTCTATGCGGTCGTGGTCGCCGATTCGCGCTCGCCGCGCGACGGCCGCTTCATCGAGAAGGTCGGCACCTACGACCCGATGCTCGCCAAGGACGGCGACAAGCCGCGGTGGACCGTCGATCTCGACGCCGTGAAGGCCTGGATCGCCAAGGGCGCGACGCCGACCGACCGCGTGCTGCGCCACCTCGCCGACCAGGGCGTCCTGGCGCGCGAGACCCGCAGCAACCCGCAGAAGGCCGAGCCCGGCAAGAAGGCGCAGGAACGCGCCGCCGAGAAGGCCAAGAAGGCCGCCGCCGCCGCCGAAGCGGCGTGA
- the trmD gene encoding tRNA (guanosine(37)-N1)-methyltransferase TrmD codes for MWRASILTLYPEMFPGPLGVSLSGEALAGGKWALETRNIRDFGQGRHRAVDDTPAGGGPGMVIRADVLAQAIDALGDDGRPRLLMSPRGTPLTQPHVRALAAGEGAVIVCGRFEGVDQRVIEARSLQEVSIGDYVLSGGELGAMVLIDACVRLLPGVMGGETSGEEESFENGLLEYPHYTRPLGFEGRDIPDVLRSGHHRNIAAWRRAQSEALTQARRPDLWEKRVPTRPRNK; via the coding sequence ATGTGGCGCGCCTCGATCCTCACCCTCTATCCCGAGATGTTCCCCGGCCCGCTCGGCGTCTCGCTCAGCGGCGAGGCGCTGGCCGGGGGAAAATGGGCGCTGGAGACGCGCAACATCCGTGATTTCGGCCAGGGCCGGCATCGGGCGGTCGACGACACCCCGGCCGGCGGCGGGCCGGGCATGGTGATCCGCGCCGACGTCCTCGCCCAGGCGATCGATGCGCTCGGCGACGACGGCCGGCCGCGCCTCCTGATGTCGCCGCGCGGCACCCCGCTCACCCAGCCCCATGTGCGGGCGCTGGCGGCGGGCGAGGGGGCGGTGATCGTCTGCGGCCGCTTCGAGGGCGTCGACCAGCGGGTGATCGAGGCGCGGTCGCTGCAGGAGGTCTCGATCGGCGACTATGTGCTGTCCGGCGGCGAACTCGGCGCCATGGTGCTGATCGACGCCTGCGTCCGGCTGCTGCCGGGCGTCATGGGCGGCGAGACCTCGGGCGAGGAGGAGAGCTTCGAGAACGGCCTGCTCGAATATCCCCATTATACCCGCCCCCTCGGCTTCGAGGGCCGCGACATCCCGGACGTGCTGCGCTCCGGCCATCACCGCAACATCGCGGCCTGGCGGCGCGCCCAGTCCGAGGCGCTGACGCAGGCGCGGCGGCCCGACCTGTGGGAAAAACGCGTCCCGACGAGGCCGCGAAATAAATAG
- the rimM gene encoding ribosome maturation factor RimM (Essential for efficient processing of 16S rRNA) gives MPPTPKNLVLLGVFGAAHGLKGEVRLKSYTKEPLAIADYGPLATKSGRVIRLAGLRPLKDDLLIARVEGVNDRNGAEALVNLQLFAEREALGTPEDEDEFFHADLVGLLARREDGTVIGTVTALFDFGAGDIVEVTPAGTGAKPWLLPFTRQIVPQVDVKAGHILVVLPEEIDTESEDPTGKTDER, from the coding sequence ATGCCCCCCACCCCGAAGAACCTCGTTCTGCTCGGCGTTTTCGGCGCGGCCCATGGCCTCAAGGGCGAGGTGCGGCTGAAATCCTATACCAAAGAGCCGCTCGCCATCGCCGATTACGGCCCGCTCGCCACCAAGTCGGGACGAGTGATCAGGCTCGCCGGCCTGCGCCCGCTCAAGGACGACCTGCTGATCGCCCGCGTCGAGGGCGTGAACGACCGCAACGGCGCCGAGGCGCTGGTCAACCTCCAGCTCTTCGCCGAGCGCGAGGCGCTGGGCACGCCCGAGGACGAGGACGAGTTCTTCCATGCCGACCTGGTCGGGCTCCTCGCCCGCCGGGAGGACGGCACGGTCATCGGCACGGTGACCGCCCTGTTCGACTTCGGCGCCGGCGACATCGTCGAGGTCACGCCCGCCGGCACCGGCGCCAAGCCCTGGCTCCTGCCCTTCACCCGGCAGATCGTGCCGCAGGTCGACGTCAAGGCCGGACATATTCTCGTCGTCCTGCCCGAGGAAATAGACACCGAGAGCGAAGATCCCACAGGAAAGACCGATGAGCGCTGA
- the rplS gene encoding 50S ribosomal protein L19 — MNLIQTIEQEEVARLSAGKTIPEFQPGDTVIVNVKVVEGERSRVQAYEGVCIARDGGGLQESFTVRKISYGEGVERVFPLYSPMIDSIKVVRRGKVRRAKLYYLRDRRGKSARIAERTDYKK; from the coding sequence ATGAACTTGATTCAGACTATCGAGCAGGAAGAAGTTGCCCGCCTCTCGGCCGGCAAGACCATTCCGGAATTCCAGCCCGGCGACACGGTCATCGTGAACGTCAAGGTCGTGGAAGGCGAGCGCAGCCGCGTTCAGGCCTATGAGGGCGTGTGCATCGCCCGTGACGGCGGCGGCCTGCAGGAAAGCTTCACGGTTCGCAAGATCTCCTATGGCGAAGGCGTCGAGCGCGTGTTCCCGCTCTACTCGCCGATGATCGATTCCATCAAGGTGGTCCGCCGCGGCAAGGTCCGCCGCGCCAAGCTCTATTACCTGCGCGACCGCCGCGGCAAGTCGGCCCGTATCGCCGAACGCACCGACTACAAGAAGTAA